The following are encoded together in the Lates calcarifer isolate ASB-BC8 unplaced genomic scaffold, TLL_Latcal_v3 _unitig_394_quiver_1648, whole genome shotgun sequence genome:
- the LOC108895239 gene encoding serine/threonine-protein kinase pim-2 yields MWLKAYENTTDFEAKYLHPENLGEGGFGSVYAGIRKTDNLPQKIFLKKQKGHSNNAAISKPAEVPVEDGTMKDSKSKAIPATETPSNKQRSGDNITDTNTGEPTKVSVEHVKETENKKEDVAEQLPAPESTGTTVTEGGCDLSQSSSGPSTSKQEKRSTTIYFKTSRAEFEAKYLQLEKLGEGGFGSVYAGIRKTDNLPVAIKHIAKRYVTCQPVVLHGKIYNIPMEVLLMLRAAGGPRSVGKSSAVTLVDWYDLNQETLLVMERPAPSVDLLTYMLNNNGPMDENTVKNIMKQLVDAAIVMHSKGVFHRDIKSENILIETGSDVPRVRIIDFGCGCTVKNEPYRGFSGTSAYAPPEYFTRGAYEAAPTTVWQLGALLYELLDGYNQFITSEFLHKNITFNTGLSQDCQDLLNMCLALNPKERATLEQMQQHPWFS; encoded by the exons ATGTGGTTGAAAGCTTATGAAAATACTA ccGATTTTGAAGCCAAGTACCTCCACCCTGAAAATCTTGGAGAGGGCGGCTTTGGATCGGTTTATGCTGGTatcagaaaaacagataatttACCA CAAAAGATTttcctcaaaaaacaaaagggtCACAGCAACAACGCTGCCATCAGCAAACCCGCTGAGGTTCCAGTAGAGGATGGAACGATGAAGGACAGCAAGAGCAAGGCCATCCCTGCAACCGAGACACCCAGTAACAAGCAGAGGAGTGGAGACAACATCACTGACACCAACACTGGTGAGCCCACCAAGGTGTCAGTGGAGCATGTTAAAGAGACTGAGAACAAGAAGGAGGACGTTGCTGAGCAGCTGCCAGCACCTGAGAGCACAGGGACGACAGTGACTGAGGGCGGCTGTGACCTCTCTCAAAGCTCCAGCGGCCCTTCAACctccaaacaggaaaaaaggagTACCACCATTTACTTCAAAACCAGCAGAG ctgaGTTTGAGGCCAAGTACCTCCAGCTTGAAAAACTTGGAGAGGGCGGCTTTGGATCGGTTTATGCTGGTatcagaaaaacagataatttACCA GTGGCAATCAAACACATTGCTAAAAGATATGTGACATGTCAACCAGTG GTCTTACATGGGAAGATATACAACATCCCCATGGAGGTGCTCCTGATGCTGCGAGCAGCAGGTGGACCGAGGTCGGTGGGCAAATCCTCAGCTGTGACCTTAGTTGACTGGTATGATCTGAACCAGGAGACTCTCCTGGTCATGGAGAGGCCAGCTCCCTCCGTGGACCTTTTGACCTACATGCTTAACAATAATGGTCCCATGGATGAAAACACTGTTAAG AACATCATGAAGCAGCTGGTGGATGCAGCCATTGTAATGCACTCTAAAGGTGTCTTCCATCGTGAcataaaatcagaaaacatcCTCATCGAAACCGGCTCCGATGTCCCTCGAGTGCGGATCATAGACTTTGGAtgtggctgcactgtaaaaaatgaacCATATCGAGGCTTTTCTG GAACCTCTGCGTATGCGCCTCCAGAGTACTTCACACGTGGGGCGTATGAAGCTGCCCCCACCACAGTCTGGCAGCTTGGCGCGCTGCTCTATGAATTGCTGGATGGATACAATCAATTTATCACCTCTGAATTCCTCCacaaaaatattacattcaACACTGGGCTGTCCCAAG ACTGCCAGGATTTGTTAAACATGTGTTTGGCTTTAAACCCCAAGGAGCGCGCCACTCTGGAGCAAATGCAACAGCACCCCTGGTTCTCATAA